A window of the Deltaproteobacteria bacterium genome harbors these coding sequences:
- a CDS encoding ATP-binding protein codes for MIIDRAISDRLAHFKDKLLFISGPRQAGKTFIIEHQLKPALELNMDVAKDRLAFRQFPDFIVNWYRTTRGAFPRAASTRRKPLVFIDEIHKVQGWRNLIKGTYDKTKQAVNYVASGSSAFAMRRQDQGDSLAGRAVWLTLFPVTFREYVKTMAPEIVLEQPWKAQTPLTDLVRKYLPHQKRLRALWENYAAYGSFPENLVRKDPVFYRQWLEDYVAAMLDRDLKDLHLAKDVERVYHVFQLLLAGLGSTYSLRNLAETLQVSPNTVKSDIRALKQVLWGFELPVAGLSKSRQIRKEKKFYPVDFCFSRLKEPLSDGAPFECTVACLLARGLASETSEVLGRLQLGFYRDYDRREVDFVVRDKRGIRLAVECKLKVKNSSGALDYLARFRPTERILAVEEPNIFGTDRGIFSISIELLAVNLE; via the coding sequence CATCAGCTGAAGCCGGCGCTTGAATTGAATATGGATGTCGCCAAAGATCGCCTTGCCTTTAGGCAGTTTCCCGACTTTATTGTCAACTGGTACCGGACCACGAGGGGGGCCTTTCCGCGGGCGGCGTCAACCCGGCGGAAGCCTCTGGTTTTTATTGACGAGATTCACAAGGTGCAAGGCTGGCGCAATCTCATCAAGGGGACTTACGACAAGACAAAACAGGCCGTCAATTACGTGGCCTCGGGTTCTTCGGCATTTGCCATGCGGCGGCAGGATCAGGGCGACAGCCTGGCCGGCCGCGCCGTCTGGTTGACCCTTTTTCCGGTCACCTTCAGGGAATATGTGAAGACCATGGCGCCCGAAATCGTTCTGGAACAGCCGTGGAAGGCGCAAACCCCGCTCACCGACCTGGTCCGAAAGTATTTGCCCCATCAAAAAAGGCTCCGGGCGCTTTGGGAAAATTACGCCGCCTACGGAAGCTTTCCCGAAAATCTTGTCCGCAAAGACCCCGTTTTTTATCGCCAGTGGCTCGAAGATTATGTTGCCGCCATGCTCGACCGCGATTTGAAAGATCTGCACCTGGCCAAGGATGTGGAAAGGGTTTATCATGTTTTTCAACTTTTGCTCGCAGGACTTGGCTCGACCTATTCACTCCGAAATTTGGCCGAAACCCTGCAGGTTTCCCCCAACACCGTCAAAAGCGACATCCGGGCGCTCAAACAGGTTTTGTGGGGTTTTGAATTGCCGGTGGCCGGTTTGTCGAAAAGCCGGCAAATCAGAAAGGAAAAAAAATTTTATCCCGTCGATTTCTGTTTTTCCCGTCTTAAGGAGCCTCTCTCCGACGGGGCCCCCTTCGAGTGCACGGTCGCCTGCCTTTTGGCCAGAGGCCTTGCCTCGGAGACATCGGAAGTATTGGGGCGGCTTCAGTTGGGCTTCTACCGCGACTACGATCGGCGCGAAGTGGACTTTGTGGTGCGGGATAAAAGGGGAATTCGGCTGGCGGTCGAGTGCAAATTGAAGGTGAAAAACAGTTCGGGCGCCCTGGACTATCTTGCGCGGTTCAGGCCGACCGAGCGCATTTTGGCGGTGGAGGAGCCGAATATTTTCGGGACCGACAGGGGCATCTTTTCTATCAGCATTGAACTTTTGGCGGTTAATTTGGAATGA
- a CDS encoding RsmB/NOP family class I SAM-dependent RNA methyltransferase, with the protein GLLVYSTCAISPEENEEVTDSALKELEDIEALDIPLKFPFLKPALAGWEGKAFHRWVARARRIYPSPIMEGFFACFMGKR; encoded by the coding sequence GGGCCTTCTTGTCTATTCCACCTGCGCTATTTCCCCGGAGGAAAATGAAGAGGTGACCGACAGCGCCCTGAAAGAGCTTGAAGACATCGAGGCTCTCGATATCCCGCTCAAATTTCCTTTTTTGAAACCGGCACTCGCGGGTTGGGAGGGAAAAGCATTCCATCGGTGGGTGGCAAGGGCAAGGAGGATCTATCCATCCCCCATAATGGAAGGATTCTTTGCCTGTTTCATGGGGAAAAGATGA